Below is a genomic region from Lineus longissimus chromosome 4, tnLinLong1.2, whole genome shotgun sequence.
AGTACTGGACTCAACCAGCCAGCACCTACAGGTTATGCTAACCTTCATTCATAACCATGACTTTTTACGCAGATAATTGCACGTAAAGTTGTGGCAGTTCCTGACAGAGTTGTAGTACCCCGATTCTCAACATAGACGAAAAGGACTTAGAACGAGATGGAAGCAGCTTTAGTCATCAGAACCACGTGCTATACAAGTATAAATCATCTTCTGCCAACTATCGAGTTCTTGTTCATGCAATCTCAGCCTTAGGCGCACTTGTGGTAGAGACTGATAGCCAACTTAGTTTACACATTGCTCTCGAGGTAAAATGTCTGGTCGGGAAAGTCTCATGAGACGGAGATTTTCTAAACAACAAGAATGAAAACTATTTGTTTTACACAATTCATGcataaaaaatatcacaagGTTTCTTTCGCTTTTCAACAATGATAAACGAGTCTGCTCATTTCTACACCAGGCATATATCATCTCCAGGAGTAAGACAGCAGCATGATGGAATATGACAGCCTAAAAGCATGAAGATAACTGATGCACATATTAACTGATGCATTGAGAAATATATTCGGTGGGAGGGTGGGGGGAAAGCGTTACTTGGATGGGATCAGGGATGACACTGATCAATGACACTTAGAGTAATTCACCGAGACTACTTCAGAAGAAGATTTAACAGACACGAAAGTAACTCCAAGCATGACCTCTCAAGTTTGATCGTAACTgcagtcaatcaatcaaatttacATTAAGAACTTTTATAGATTTTTGTCTCCATGGTCCAAGATCAAAAGAAAAATTCCAATTGTCATTATCAAGCCAAATGATCCCAGGGCAACGCAATACCCCTCAAACCCTCAATAAACTCCCAATATCAGGTTTTAACCTAAAGACCCATCAGGGCCAGGGGTCTCCTGATTGACCCATTAGCTATTGGTTTGGCAGCTATCGGTTCCGCGATGCTTGCTCTATGGATTTTTGACGGCCACGGTTCGAGATCAAAGGAGCCGCCATCGGGAAGCATTGATGACCTGAGAGTAGCTGTCAATCGTATGTCAATTGTTGTATGACAGTTGGTCCTGCTCACAGGGGAGTCGTGACTCCTTACGACAAGATTGAGCGGGCCAAGATTTAGGCATCAGATTTTGTGTTTCTATCACTTCAAGTTTCCTCGCTATGGTGTATGGCAATATTACATTGTGGTTTAGTTGGATATGCAGTCAGACCCTAAGGTATAGATGCTAGACCTCACCTGAATAGAAGGCACTGTTCAGCTGATTAGCCGCTAACTAAAAGTATTAAACATGTCAGATGGAACAAACTGCTTGACAACTGTTTATCTCTAGGATGTAGTTAGGAGGGAAGGGGATCCGTATCTACCGTAGTTGCATGGTTCATGAAGGGGGCAACAAAATAAGCAGATGGCCGGGCTGAGACACAAATTTATGGGTTGAGATTCATAACATGAACAAACTGGAAGAAATATGATGTGTGGAGAAGGATGCATACCTTCCAATCTGCATTCAAACAAGAAATGTCCATGGCATGATCGAAACAAAAAACTGTTATaggcaaccccccccccccccgcacaaaATTTGGCTGGTTTTCGgggatatttttgtttgaaaccAAGAAATTATGAGTTTGTGTCTGGATTTTGCTGACCTCGCGCATGGGATAAAACTGATGAACCACATCAAACAAGTAGAAAAGGAACAATATTAAAATACTGACGAAAAAGCAAGGTGAAATACAACAAATCTATGGCCACTTAGTACTGACATGCAGAAGTTATCTTGAGCAAAAGAGTTCTTTTAAAATGCTGATTATTTATCTCAGCAATATTTCACTGTTCAACAAGTCTATAAAGATAACAGTAGAGAATGCTGGGTGTTCTGATAAAAACTGGCGGGCAGGTCATGAAAACTATTCATGTACTTTTTACTGCTCAATTTCTCTTCCAAACTGTCAAGATACAGATTTTTTAAAACATCACACGCTTTCAGCTATGCATGTTAATAATTTTATAAGGTTGTTCCCTAAGATTAGAATATGTCTGGTCTTCAAGACCTAGTAacaccagtgctgccatcttgttgCGAGTCAAAGAACTGAAATGTTCCTTACCAAATTGCACACCAGAATTTACTCCAGGCTtcacattttcaaaaatattcaattGTATTCCTTGAGGGCCTAGGACAGTTTCACACGTGTAGGTCCTTTTAAATGTTTGATTAAAGGAACAGTCCTGAATCTAAAATCTTGTGGACCTCTCTTTGTGGGTAATTGAGAACTATACAGACTATCAAACCCTACACTTCTGCTTTGATCTGAAGGGTCAAAAACTTTTACCAGAGAAGGCATAGTgttttgatgatgaagacaataACAATTTGAtagatatttcaaaaaaagtCTAAATTTCTTACCTCGTCCAGGTCCACCGCGGCCACCCCTTGGTCCACCACGCCCCCGCCCATCACCTCGACCACCACGGCCCCTATTTTGAATGGCCTCTTCCTTGACCATATCTATCACTTCATCAGGAATACGTAAATATTTGATAGTGCTGCCTCGGATATAACATTCTGGCATTCGCCAAAACCTGTCACCATCCTGTGAAGAAAACAATCAGATGTGAGTCGTGGCACCCACTTGGAACACTGTGCAGCAGTTTCTTAAGTTTCGCATGAACTGGTATTGAGAGATTGCATTTGTGTAGAGGAGTCTCACAGCCTAATGGGCAATTCCTTCTGGTCTATCTCATGAAGTTACCCCGGTCTAAAGTATAGATTTGTAATACTGCCCTTTGATTGAAGAAGACTTAACAAACACTGGGATGGGATGTTTTTTGAAATGACAAAGAACTAGAAGGAGGAGCATCAAAAATAAAGTTTGAAAGTGACATGTTCTTTGAAAGTAAACCCAGACTTACTCTTGATGTGCAGATGACTTCCCTGAGATTGATATTCATCCAGTTATCACAGCTGACAAGATGACCGTTGTATGTCTCACCATTCTTCAACTCAACCAACTGCAAAACAATAGATACATTGTAGCTTTGTACTATACCGAGTTTTTGAAAATGGTAACGGTTGGTACGAGAGAAGAAACACTGCCTGCACTCCGACATGTACCCTTCACAAATCCTTACGTCGttacgatacatgtacatgtgtatatccAGTTTTTCAAGTTGATGGCTTATCAAAGCAGGAATCACAGAAACTACAGACTTATAGGTAGGACTTGCAAGCTATTCAGGTGGAGTGGCCTTGGTGGTCTATTCAGTTTAAGTAAAGAGCTTAAGATGTTATGGCATGATGATGGTCAAGCCAGGTCTGCCATCTGCCAAAGAAGTGATCATTGTTTACTTACCATAGGGTGGTTAACAGCGGTCCGTAAAAGAGATAAGGgcaactgaaaataaacaaaaaaggaAATACATCTAAGAACTTGGGATTACTGATGAACACCTCCACTGCCATGACTGCAGGAAGGACAACCAACTTAACAAGGCAATGCCCATGCCATGCATGCTGCACGACAAAGTATACAGAGCATAAAATGCTGTTAATAAAAAACAACTAGTAAGGACAATCTGAAATAGGTACCGTTTACGTAACAAAGGCCTTTATTCAGATTATTCTgaagatatttataatgtaaatTACTTGAAAAGGGTATAAAAAAAACTAAGAAAATTACCATTTCGATTCGTCAAGATggcgcgatttgttacatcctcgatatACACATTGTGGGATCTCGGAGTTCCTCTagtaataacaggtgacgccactatATAAGGTCTCATTGGGGAGTTttttcatgcgcggccaaccctaaccgtagttcctaaaaaatcattaattTTTTAGTtttcacagtatgccagtgttgatttagcagttgttttggcaaagacatgtttttgaaGTTTCGAAAATCTAAaacgctactcaataggcggctaacaagaaactacgcattttactgtttttgccgacgtatgtgtacactgaacttgggatgtgcgtcgggcccgTGTTTAAATGCCGAccgggcacgtcatcatcgcgtacattcgggaaaaactccctaacgagacctaagaaTTCCGACATCCCCTCgaagtgtacatcgaggatgtaacaaatcgccgTTAgtacacatcatgtacatttcatgactcatacatgtcataattcTTTTTGAATCAcgacactggcatgactggttgATTGAACCTAGATGATATCCTGGTGTGTTAATCTAAACGCATTCTATAAATCCTGGTTCTTCATACCACAAGTTATTTGAAATTGAAGCAAGAGGACAGAAAAAGAAGAGAGAAGAGAAGAGGATCGAGAGACATGAGAGAAGACAGATCATAATTTTTCAACTCGGTcaatctcatcatcatcatcacttggCCTGTTGTGCTGTTCACAGTTCATGACTTCTTTCATTTGACTTCAGCAGCTTAGCAGATGGATAGTACTCTACCCGGTGTCTTGGTGCATTTTCTTGATTCTTCTCGATAGTGTGCTGCAATCAGGCAATCCGATCTGTGTGTCCTCACTGGCTTAGGCCTACAGTATAAATCTATATCACCCGACATCTGATTCTTTGTCCTGCTGGGTTAAGACGTGAACCATCGTTTTTGTTGCAAACAGTCCAATTCAAGAGTTCACAAGGATGGCTGATATGTCAGGAAGTGGTTCAAGTAGGAGTGGTGCTAGCAGAGGAAAGAAGAAGGGCAAACTGGCACTTACGACTGGACTCAATCCACAATACGTCCAACCGGAATTCATCCACAAGTTGGGAGAATCCTTCCAAGCAAATTGTGCCTACACTGATGGTAAATTGTCTTCATTTGTATACTAACTATGGAACCTTGATAATTGCAGGTTTGCTTTGAAGGAACTGAGGTCCCTTGTCAGTTGCATTGTCCCAGGATGATAATGACACCATCACAGCATTATGGTCTTTGGGATCTTTATGCTAAACACCTGAGAGAGTGCGATCTTTACTGTAAACTGATTCTGATTATCTTTCTGACAAAAGGGTCAAGATGTTAGCTGCCACTTGACCACTTGACCCCTGGTAGAATAAGGACCAAGCTTTTTGGTAAATTAAGATTATTGCTAAATATGAATGTATCTATCCACTGACCAGAATAAGATCTATTACCTATGTTCAATCATAATTCTTTTGATTTGCTTTGTTTCAGAAACCCAGACCATTATTTACAATGACCCATTTAGATGCTGTGTGCTTCCCAACTTTATCAAAGATGAGCGCTTCCTCGAGGGCCTCAAAGATGAATTACTGGATCAGATATTCTATGAGAAAAACAATGACCTGTACAAGTTTCAGCAGGTTGGTAGAAATTATGTAATCAGTCAAGTATGTCATGCATGAGTAGGGTCTGACAGTGGCCAGTGGACCACACCAAACCCCTGACAGAAAACAATGACTTCTTATTGATACTTTTCGTCTTAAAATGAAATTCTGAATCTTTGTGTTGTAAAATGCTGTCACTGACATTagattctaaaaaaaatttcaacatttgaaattttgaccaTTTACACTCATTGGCAATCAGGCCAAAGAATGAGGATAGACATTTCATAGCAAAGCCCAAGATAAGAGCCAAATGGCTCATTGACATGAATGATTAGCCAAGAATTACCATTTCAGACTGACGATCTGCGAAAGATATCTTCACCCCATGTCAGAGCCCTTAGGAAATTTTTGTATTCCGACTTCCTGGCTTGGCTGAGAGAGGTGACTGGCATCCAGTTTAGTGAAAAAGTTGATATGACCTGCTCAAAGTATGATTATACTGGTAAGATGTTTAATAActtgtcttgattttgaataCATTATTTGTGTTAACTCCCAATATATTTTGGAGAAATCATCTTTTGTACTCTTCTTTGAGCGATTTCCTGTTATCGAAATCACAATCTCGCATTGATCTTCTTCAGATACTCTACTCTGCCATGATGATGAACTTGAAGGTCGACGGATAGCGTTCATTCTGTATCTAGTGCCTCCTTGGAAAGATGGTGACGGTGGGGCATTAGAAATATTTAACACAGATGGTAAGTTCATTATGTAAGAGAGTTGCCTCTTTGAAAATTTCCACTTACTGTCCCAAAATTGACTGTTTTTAGACTAACGTAGCATACACACGGGTCATCTGTCCACTCTGACAAATGAATTTTCCTTTTAGAAAACAGACTACCAAAGGACGTTATCCGATCTATTTTCCCAAAATGGAACAGCTTTGCCTTCTTTGAGGTGAATCCAGTGTCTTTCCATCAGGTTGCTGAAGTGTTGACTGAAGACAAGACGAGGTTATCAGTAAATGGATGGTTTCATGGTCCTCCTATACTAAGGCCAGAACCTTTTGTAGAACTTCGAAAGCCTCTTAGACCTTATATACCAATTGATGTAAGTATGCCAATTATCAAAGTTGAGAAGAGCATCAGCTACATTGTGTGACACCATCATCTCAACAAACACGATATTGGCGATATTTGATTGTTATGTAAGAAGGAGAAAACTGTAGATTTCTGAAAGGTACTTAACCTGTCATGTGTGGAACACAGATCCAAATCCTTGACTACATGGCATATATTTAATATATGCTTATGTTAATTCATTTGTGAAATATGCCAAAAataaatcgtaatggaaaattTGGTAGTTTACATTATAAAGTTTTATTATCATTgaattcaaaatcaaatgtgTTTTATCAATCACAATCCAGGAGGAGATTTTATATGAATGGATCAACCCTGTGTATTTAGAAATAGAAGTCCAGTCAGAAATACAAGAGAAGTTTGAACAGGAATCAGAGATAGAGCTGCAAGGCTTCCTAAGGGAGGAGAAATACTTAGAAGTAGCGCGTGCTTTAGCTGCTGGCTCTATATCATGGCAACAACTTGGCCCTCCTAATAAAAGGTAAATGATTCATTTGTTCATTGCTACCATTCAAGGATAATTGATGCATTGTGGTTTTGAAAGTGTTTAGAATGGATGCCATCTGTATCACTCATTGTATTACTGCAACAGGACGTCAACAAGGTACTGTAAAGTTTATCCTCCCCCTCCCATCCTACTCTTGCCATATTGCTAAATGAGACTTTTTCAATATTGATCGCGAATTGTTCCTATTCTTTCCAGAAACTATTCTGCTGCTGACCAGACTGATCTTCCAGACATTCTCAACCAGTGTTTAGAGTTCTTCCAATCCGATGCTATGTTTCTGATCCTCTCCAACCTGACAGGCCTGTCGCTTCATGAGCTTGCGGCCAACAGTGACAGCAGTAATAGCGAGAGTGAGGGGTCCAATGGGGAGGACAGCGACCGGGAGACAAAGGGAATGAAGAAAAGGGTGAAGCGGAGAAAGTTGGATAAGGGCAGCAGTGATGAGGGAGAGGAAGTGACAGGTACAACAAAACGTAAGTTCACTGTCCAAAATCTGAGGGAAATTGTCAAAATTGTAGTCATACAGTCAAAATTTCTTTTAAAATTGTCTAATTGCTGCTGCTGAAGTAATAATTTCTCATATATTCTCAATAAGGGACTCGTTTTGTTTTGTGGGAGCTGTCACTGCTATTGCCACCTGCCAGTCATGCTGTCCCTAGCTGCAGGTAAGCACAATGGACCCAGCACTTTTACTATACCATCCACCATACTTCTTTTCTTTCCTTTT
It encodes:
- the LOC135486999 gene encoding U6 snRNA-associated Sm-like protein LSm4, producing MLPLSLLRTAVNHPMLVELKNGETYNGHLVSCDNWMNINLREVICTSRDGDRFWRMPECYIRGSTIKYLRIPDEVIDMVKEEAIQNRGRGGRGDGRGRGGPRGGRGGPGRGMLGGGGRGGGRGGGRGGPPNKPFGKGRGTK
- the LOC135486858 gene encoding prolyl 3-hydroxylase OGFOD1-like — protein: MADMSGSGSSRSGASRGKKKGKLALTTGLNPQYVQPEFIHKLGESFQANCAYTDETQTIIYNDPFRCCVLPNFIKDERFLEGLKDELLDQIFYEKNNDLYKFQQTDDLRKISSPHVRALRKFLYSDFLAWLREVTGIQFSEKVDMTCSKYDYTDTLLCHDDELEGRRIAFILYLVPPWKDGDGGALEIFNTDENRLPKDVIRSIFPKWNSFAFFEVNPVSFHQVAEVLTEDKTRLSVNGWFHGPPILRPEPFVELRKPLRPYIPIDEEILYEWINPVYLEIEVQSEIQEKFEQESEIELQGFLREEKYLEVARALAAGSISWQQLGPPNKRNYSAADQTDLPDILNQCLEFFQSDAMFLILSNLTGLSLHELAANSDSSNSESEGSNGEDSDRETKGMKKRVKRRKLDKGSSDEGEEVTGTTKPGKAEKNPRCRGAVRRWRQGCYTLIHDTDSEGAEYALDAMLFCDCRGWQQEYGGFTSYIARGEDEELLTVNPTENALALVYRDKETMKFVKHINNHIKEMSSGPEFYDISLVYFE